GTCCTCGAGGAAATACTCCACCGGGTCCTCGATCGTCTCGAAACTCCGGGTGCTCTCCAGCATCGCCGAGAGGATGGAGTAGAGCATCGTCGTCTTCCCGCTTCCCGTCGGGCCGGTGGAGATGATCATCCCCTGCGGCTTCCGGATGATCATGTTGAGCTTCCCGAGGTCCCCTTCGTCGACCCCCAGCTCGTCGAGGCGGCGGATCGAGGCGCGCTTGTCGAGGATCCGCATCACCGCCTTCTCGCCGTTGATGGTGGGCATCATCGACACGCGGATGTCCACCATCCGCGTCCCGGACTTGACCGTGATCCGGCCGTCCTGCGGCTTGCGGCGCTCGGCGATGTCCATCTTCGCCAGGATCTTGAGCCGGGAGATCGTCGCCGCATGCAGCTCCGCCGGGACGAAGATCTTGTTGTGCAGGATCCCGTCGATCCGGAACCGCACGAGGGTGTACTTGGTCTTCGGCTCGATGTGGATGTCGCTCGCCTTGTACCGGATCGCCTCCGAGATGACCGCGTTGGCGATCCGGATGATGGGCGGCACCTTGGAGGAGCCGATCAGCTCGTTGATGTTCAGCGGCTTCTCGTCCTCGTCGATGACGATGTCGATCTCGTCCAGCGGCTCCTTCTCGAAGATGTCGTCGAGACCGAACGTCGCCGTCCCGTCCTGTTCCGGCGGCTCGGCCTCCGCCCGCTCGCCGTAGATCTTCCGCAGCTGTTCCTTGATCTCCGCGGAGCGGGCGAGGAGCGGGATGACCTTCAGGCCCGTGATCTGCTCGATGGCGTCGCACTTTACGATGTCCGACGGATCGGCCATCGCGATGTCGACCTGCTTCCCGTCGAGGCGCACCGGGAGCATCCGGTTCTTCTCGCACAGGTCGCGGGGAAGGAACCGGACCACCTCCGGGTGGATCGTCATCTCCCGGAGGTCGACCATCTCGACCCCGAGGAAGCCCTGGAACGCCTTGAGGACGGCGGACTCGGTCGCGGCCCCCAGCCGCGTCAGCGTCTCGCTCAGGATCTCGCCGGACTGCTGGCTCTTGGCCGCCTCGTCGAGATCCTGCCGCCGGATCACCCCGGCGCGCAGCAGGATGTTCCCCGCCACCGCCCGGTTCTCGTCGAACAGCGCGGCGTAGTTCTTGATCTTGCTCTGCTGCCGCTGGGCGATCTCCCGGAGCCGTCGGTTCTCCTGGAGGAGGACGTACTGCTGCAGGGCGAGGCTCACGGTCAGCCGAAGGTCCTCGTCGTTCCACGGCTTGGTGATGAACTTGTAGACCGCTCCCTCGTTCACGGCGCCCAGGATCGACTGGACGTCCGCGTAGCCGGTCAGCATGATCCGGATCGTGTCGGGCCACCGCTTCTTGACCTCGCGGAGGAACTGCGCCCCCGTCATCCCCGGCATCCGGTGGTCGGTGACCACGAGCTGCACCTTCCGCTCCTCGAGCGTCCGGATCCCCGCGTCGGCCGACGCGGCGGTGAGGATCTCGTAGTTCTCCTCGAGGAAGATCCGCCGCAGGGCGGACAGGACCGGCTCCTCGTCGTCCACGAACAGGAGGGTGAATCGCTCCACCCCGGCGTCGGGCGCGTCTCCGGACGGTTCGGCCCCCGGGACGGCGCTCGCCGGAGCCTCCCTCTCCGCGCTCCGGAACAGGTCAGCGTACTTTGTCATGGCCCCCTCGCTGGATCGGTAATTTCACGACGAACGTCGCGCCCCCCCCGGGAGTGTCCTCCACCTCGATCGTCCCTCCGTGCGAGGTGACGATGTCGTAC
This genomic interval from Deltaproteobacteria bacterium contains the following:
- the tadA gene encoding Flp pilus assembly complex ATPase component TadA — translated: MTKYADLFRSAEREAPASAVPGAEPSGDAPDAGVERFTLLFVDDEEPVLSALRRIFLEENYEILTAASADAGIRTLEERKVQLVVTDHRMPGMTGAQFLREVKKRWPDTIRIMLTGYADVQSILGAVNEGAVYKFITKPWNDEDLRLTVSLALQQYVLLQENRRLREIAQRQQSKIKNYAALFDENRAVAGNILLRAGVIRRQDLDEAAKSQQSGEILSETLTRLGAATESAVLKAFQGFLGVEMVDLREMTIHPEVVRFLPRDLCEKNRMLPVRLDGKQVDIAMADPSDIVKCDAIEQITGLKVIPLLARSAEIKEQLRKIYGERAEAEPPEQDGTATFGLDDIFEKEPLDEIDIVIDEDEKPLNINELIGSSKVPPIIRIANAVISEAIRYKASDIHIEPKTKYTLVRFRIDGILHNKIFVPAELHAATISRLKILAKMDIAERRKPQDGRITVKSGTRMVDIRVSMMPTINGEKAVMRILDKRASIRRLDELGVDEGDLGKLNMIIRKPQGMIISTGPTGSGKTTMLYSILSAMLESTRSFETIEDPVEYFLEDANQVYVQEKAGTTFASILRSTLRQDPDVILVGEIRDQETADVAFKGSLTGHMVLTTLHTNNSVASITRMIDMGVKPYLIASALEGILAQRLVRKICPHCRIEEPVNPDTTALLNLPHGLLMESSFRGKGCDRCSQTGYFGRTGVFELFVMNDDFRHHICTGYKESELLSMARSAGMKLLVEDGVGKVRKGETTLEEVLRVIGPQTRHERRCGKCDRVVDAKLPFCPHCGTFKQDACNSCRMPVEPEWTHCAFCGRKGPGSPE